The Bombus fervidus isolate BK054 chromosome 8, iyBomFerv1, whole genome shotgun sequence genome window below encodes:
- the Cpr97ea gene encoding cuticular protein 97Ea: MRTFATVLLLVAAILVVSAQQYQHPDANYVDEYSAYESPRPTHPTPRSYAANSAPNRQSAGPTTPKPTPVAILKQINRHNEDGSYTYGFEGADGSFKIETKLPTGEVKGKYGFVDDTGKVRVVEYGANQYGFQPAGEGITVAPPTLVDDTTSKEALQAQNYQEEYQQPAARPAPLRAVAPAPAPRPAPLQQIQYGQPAYQQPQTHTEAVYSPQLAPRQQPSLPKPPIFTPAAPQSPLTKQTTLLQPEEPAPPSQLYNQGPAQFGPAPVQEHRSQPQPRSQSGGILDQLARDYALPQGVAPPLHDISFGYY, encoded by the exons ATGCGCACGTTCGCGACG GTACTATTACTGGTAGCTGCCATACTAGTAGTATCGGCTCAGCAATACCAGCACCCAGATGCCAACTACGTAGACGAATACTCAGCATACGAGTCTCCAAGACCGACTCATCCGACTCCCCGAAGTTATGCCGCTAATTCGGCGCCAAATCGGCAATCGGCTGGCCCTACAACCCCGAAACCAACACCGGTGGCCATCCTGAAGCAGATCAACAGGCACAACGAGGACGGCTCGTACACGTACGGGTTCGAAGGCGCGGATGGGTCTTTTAAGATCGAGACGAAACTACCAACCGGAGAGGTGAAGGGTAAATACGGATTCGTCGATGACACTGGCAAAGTACGTGTAGTCGAATATGGAGCGAATCAATACGGTTTCCAACCCGCTGGAGAGGGTATCACGGTTGCACCACCGACTCTGGTCGACGACACCACCAGCAAGGAAGCTCTGCAAGCACAAAACTACCAAGAGGAATACCAACAACCGGCTGCCAGACCTGCGCCACTTCGAGCAGTCGCGCCTGCGCCGGCACCTCGCCCTGCACCCCTTCAACAGATTCAATACGGACAGCCAGCTTACCAACAGCCCCAAACTCACACCGAAGCCGTCTATTCACCGCAACTGGCGCCCAGACAGCAGCCAAGTCTTCCGAAACCGCCAATTTTCACGCCTGCTGCTCCTCAATCCCCCCTCACTAAACAAACCACTCTCCTTCAACCTGAAGAACCAGCGCCACCATCTCAATTGTATAATCAGGGACCAGCCCAGTTTGGCCCTGCTCCTGTTCAAGAACACCGTTCCCAACCACAACCTCGTAGCCAAAGCGGGGGCATTCTTGATCAATTAGCTAGGGATTATGCCCTGCCACAAGGCGTCGCACCACCGTTGCACGACATCAGCTTCGGTTATTACTAG
- the Cpr27 gene encoding cuticular protein 27 has product MRLPVLSLVFCIGLALAQHNQYPVTTPVPILKQINKHNEDGSYSYGYEAADGSYKIESKYPTGEVYGKYGFVDDTGNIREVEYGASRRGFEPAGSGINVPPPTLTGNSIANPNQPEDDGQYREDPSVYYTDPRYTNGERYEPVPRQPLVQNQPRPIPAPIYNPPRYPTQVQYQPKPQYQPEYRPQYQPQYQAQQQRPAYPATPTQSGIQGRPAPVDPNAGLASYSVTYRR; this is encoded by the exons ATGCGTCTTCCC GTGCTGTCTCTCGTGTTCTGCATCGGCCTTGCGCTCGCCCAGCACAATCAATACCCCGTGACCACGCCGGTGCCCATTTTAAAGCAGATAAATAA ACATAACGAGGACGGTAGCTACAGTTACGGATACGAGGCAGCGGATGGTTCTTACAAGATCGAATCGAAATATCCAACTGGAGAAGTATATGGAAAATACGGATTCGTCGATGATACGGGGAATATTCGAGAAGTGGAATATGGAGCGTCCAGACGCGGATTCGAGCCAGCAGGTTCTGGTATAAACGTACCACCGCCAACCTTGACTGGTAACAGTATCGCAAATCCAAATCAACCCGAGGACGATGGCCAATATAGAGAGGATCCCTCTGTTTATTACACGGATCCTCGATATACAAACGGAGAACGATATGAACCTGTACCTCGTCAACCTTTGGTCCAGAATCAACCGCGACCAATTCCGGCACCGATCTATAATCCACCCAg GTATCCTACGCAAGTGCAATATCAGCCGAAGCCACAATATCAACCGGAATATCGACCGCAATATCAACCACAATATCAGGCCCAACAACAGCGACCCGCGTATCCAGCCACGCCGACTCAAAGCGGAATTCAAGGTCGTCCGGCACCCGTCGATCCCAATGCCGGGTTAGCCTCTTACTCGGTTACTTACAGGCGATAG